One stretch of Halapricum desulfuricans DNA includes these proteins:
- a CDS encoding MutS-related protein, producing the protein MELESVPGVGAKTAEALASLDDAERALTEGDVATLARAPGISEGRAARIARAAIQTRHGDHGDFLATDRTREIYREILGRLQDRTVTDDAAARLRTLYPSAAESRIREVRAFTRGALSREPDPAVLDALAGVEPLESPGDVRVRDRCLVTGDAERYAQAREAIPEVSVEVVEDTRQLAELARSYATVIVLDEEFAGVDIEGDVRVQPDALDRPEAVVPERTLSFFAANREPLRAAIAVHRAADLEPPCELEPLESALAVLDEDGTPRGDDELDRLATAVDDLDAAVSTAESVANDHLREAIEERDVTIEGTDLLSLVERGAGVDSLLSRELADEYDAAVAAAREHLIDALELTDTESIARRAFPDEPTYPVEHTEEVVSRLREELTTARDRRATRLKRELASDLAAFRSAADDLVDAALDLDVELAVARFADDFDCTLPAIDALDTPENASPPPEPDVPGDGGVAIEGGRSPLLDVPFEAVEPVDYHVSGVALLSGVNSGGKTSTLDLIALVVVLAHMGLPVPAEAARVKRIDELHYYAKTQGTLDAGAFESTLREFGDLVTGVAEDRETLVLVDELESITEPGASANIMAGILEALSARGATAVFVSHLAGEIRDVASIDIAVDGIEAIGLDDGQLLVDRSPVKGTLARSTPELIVEKLAADGDGFYERLLEKFED; encoded by the coding sequence ATGGAACTGGAGTCGGTCCCCGGCGTCGGTGCCAAGACCGCCGAAGCGCTCGCGAGCCTCGACGACGCCGAGCGAGCACTCACAGAGGGCGACGTGGCGACGCTGGCCCGGGCGCCGGGAATCAGCGAGGGGCGAGCGGCCAGAATCGCCCGTGCCGCGATACAGACGCGCCACGGCGACCACGGCGATTTCCTCGCGACCGATCGCACGCGCGAGATCTACCGCGAGATCCTCGGCCGTCTGCAGGACCGCACCGTCACCGACGACGCCGCGGCCCGCCTGCGGACGCTCTATCCGAGCGCCGCCGAGAGCCGGATCCGCGAGGTCCGGGCGTTCACCCGCGGGGCGCTGTCCCGGGAGCCCGATCCGGCCGTGCTCGACGCGCTCGCGGGCGTCGAACCGCTCGAATCGCCCGGCGACGTTCGGGTCCGGGACCGGTGTCTCGTCACCGGGGACGCCGAGCGCTACGCACAAGCGCGCGAGGCGATCCCCGAAGTCAGCGTCGAGGTCGTCGAGGACACCCGCCAGCTCGCCGAACTCGCCCGCAGCTACGCGACGGTGATCGTCCTCGACGAGGAGTTCGCCGGTGTCGACATCGAGGGTGATGTGCGGGTCCAGCCGGACGCGCTCGACCGGCCCGAGGCGGTCGTCCCGGAGCGCACGCTGTCGTTTTTCGCTGCGAACCGCGAGCCCTTGCGGGCCGCGATCGCCGTCCACCGGGCCGCGGATCTGGAACCGCCCTGCGAGCTGGAGCCGCTCGAGTCGGCGCTCGCGGTGCTCGACGAGGACGGCACCCCACGCGGGGACGACGAACTCGACAGGCTCGCGACTGCTGTCGACGACCTGGATGCCGCCGTCTCGACCGCCGAGTCCGTCGCCAACGACCACCTCCGGGAGGCGATCGAGGAACGGGACGTGACCATCGAGGGCACGGACCTGCTGTCGCTGGTCGAGCGCGGTGCCGGCGTCGACTCGCTGCTCTCACGGGAGCTGGCCGACGAGTACGACGCGGCGGTCGCGGCCGCTCGCGAGCACCTGATCGACGCCCTCGAACTCACAGACACCGAATCGATCGCCCGCCGGGCGTTCCCCGACGAACCGACCTACCCCGTCGAGCACACCGAAGAGGTCGTTTCTCGGCTTCGGGAGGAGTTGACGACCGCCCGCGATCGGCGTGCGACCCGGCTCAAGCGCGAGCTGGCGAGCGATCTGGCGGCGTTCCGGTCGGCCGCCGACGACCTCGTCGACGCCGCGCTCGACCTCGACGTGGAACTCGCCGTCGCCCGATTCGCCGACGACTTCGACTGCACCCTCCCGGCGATCGACGCGCTCGACACGCCCGAGAACGCGAGTCCCCCGCCAGAACCTGACGTTCCGGGAGACGGTGGCGTCGCGATCGAGGGCGGGCGATCGCCGCTGCTGGACGTTCCCTTCGAGGCGGTCGAGCCGGTCGATTATCACGTCTCCGGGGTCGCGCTCCTCTCGGGCGTCAACAGCGGCGGCAAGACCTCGACGCTCGATCTCATCGCGCTGGTAGTCGTGCTGGCACACATGGGGTTACCCGTGCCGGCCGAGGCCGCCCGCGTGAAGCGGATCGACGAGCTGCACTATTACGCCAAAACGCAGGGAACGCTAGATGCCGGGGCCTTCGAGTCGACGCTCCGGGAGTTCGGCGATCTGGTGACCGGCGTCGCCGAGGACCGCGAGACGCTCGTCCTCGTGGACGAACTGGAGAGCATCACCGAGCCCGGCGCGAGCGCGAACATCATGGCCGGGATCCTCGAGGCGCTCTCGGCGCGCGGCGCGACCGCAGTGTTCGTCTCACATCTCGCGGGCGAGATCCGGGACGTCGCAAGCATCGACATCGCCGTCGACGGGATCGAAGCGATCGGGCTGGACGACGGCCAGTTGCTCGTCGATCGCTCGCCGGTGAAAGGGACGCTGGCCCGCTCGACGCCCGAGTTGATCGTCGAGAAACTGGCGGCGGACGGCGATGGCTTCTACGAGCGGTTACTGGAGAAATTCGAAGACTAG
- a CDS encoding ATP-dependent DNA helicase: MATEPSYLRFFPYDQPYDHQREAMGRIYDALGDGRDVLFEGACGTGKTLASLTPALEYARETDKTVVITTNVHQQTRQFIEEASAIAQTEDLRAVVFRGKASMCHIDVGYEECQALRDTTREQVELERERAELERRQRELLDASQAGEGEAAEARSAVMDDLESIEDDLSAFEDRATCEHYYRNLTADTDDFYAWLYDDVRTPDDIYAYADRQGLCGYELLKEGMDGVDLVIANYHHLLDPMIREQFFRWLGRDPEEVIAVFDEAHNVEDAAREHARRTLTETTLGQALEELDETDDPRVEAARNVIETYRDALAATYRETMGPDTIREAEVDDQWTDLSIANEDRKDDLTLSFLRSYTGPGYREELERALELGRELDQRYEEAYKDGETTVRKECQTLQAATFLEAWFDDSDSQGMYPVISVRKQTDDGQDGLGDGSAGEIYGRAELYTCIPERVTRSLFDDLHAAVLMSATLRPFEVTEDVLGLADAETMAYGAQFPAERRRTYAVQAPALFASERDDPATQDTVTGVLEDAIEFTPGNTLAFFPSYAEAERYYHRVETDAERYLDEPATPAQELREEFTDGEDGVLFSSLWGTLTEGVSYDGDDARTVVVVGVPYPHLDDRMDAVQQAYHVAFGGEGPDGDDEAGWRYAIEIPTVRKTRQALGRVVRSPTDFGARILVDKRYTRDAEIEMRDYAVRKTFPPEERAEMIDVEPEKLKFGLLNFYNDLDAYDGDPPKP, encoded by the coding sequence GTGGCAACAGAGCCGTCGTATCTCCGGTTTTTTCCCTACGACCAGCCTTACGACCACCAGCGGGAGGCGATGGGGCGGATCTACGACGCGCTCGGAGACGGCCGAGACGTGCTCTTCGAAGGGGCCTGCGGGACGGGCAAGACGCTTGCGTCGCTGACGCCGGCACTGGAGTACGCCCGCGAGACCGACAAGACCGTCGTCATCACGACGAACGTCCACCAGCAGACCCGCCAGTTCATCGAGGAGGCCAGCGCGATCGCACAGACCGAGGACCTGCGTGCGGTCGTCTTCCGCGGGAAGGCCTCGATGTGTCACATCGACGTCGGTTACGAGGAGTGTCAGGCCCTGCGGGACACGACCCGCGAACAGGTCGAACTCGAACGCGAACGGGCCGAACTCGAACGCCGCCAGCGGGAACTGCTCGACGCGAGTCAGGCCGGCGAGGGCGAGGCCGCGGAGGCACGGTCGGCCGTGATGGACGACCTCGAGTCGATCGAAGACGACCTCTCGGCGTTCGAGGACCGGGCGACCTGCGAGCATTACTACCGAAACCTGACCGCAGACACCGACGACTTCTACGCGTGGCTGTACGACGACGTGCGAACACCCGACGACATCTACGCCTACGCAGACCGACAGGGGCTGTGTGGGTACGAACTCCTCAAGGAGGGGATGGACGGGGTCGATCTGGTGATCGCGAACTACCATCACCTGCTGGATCCGATGATCCGCGAGCAGTTCTTCCGGTGGCTGGGTCGCGACCCCGAGGAGGTCATCGCGGTCTTCGACGAGGCGCACAACGTCGAAGACGCCGCCCGCGAGCACGCTCGGCGGACGCTCACCGAGACCACGCTCGGGCAGGCGCTTGAGGAACTCGACGAGACCGACGACCCGCGCGTCGAGGCCGCCAGAAACGTCATCGAGACCTACCGGGACGCTCTCGCGGCGACCTACAGGGAGACGATGGGTCCCGACACGATTCGGGAAGCGGAGGTCGACGATCAGTGGACGGATCTGTCGATCGCCAACGAGGACCGCAAGGACGACCTGACGCTGTCGTTCCTGCGCTCCTACACCGGTCCCGGTTACCGGGAGGAACTGGAGCGCGCGCTGGAACTCGGTCGGGAACTCGACCAGCGGTACGAGGAAGCCTACAAGGACGGCGAGACCACCGTTCGCAAGGAGTGTCAGACCCTGCAGGCGGCGACGTTCCTCGAGGCGTGGTTCGACGACAGCGACAGCCAGGGGATGTACCCCGTCATAAGCGTTCGTAAGCAGACTGACGACGGACAGGACGGCCTCGGGGACGGCTCGGCCGGGGAAATCTATGGTCGCGCCGAACTGTACACGTGTATTCCCGAGCGCGTCACCCGGTCGCTGTTCGACGACCTCCACGCGGCGGTACTGATGAGTGCGACGCTGCGACCGTTCGAGGTGACCGAGGACGTGCTCGGGCTGGCCGACGCGGAGACGATGGCCTACGGCGCGCAGTTCCCAGCGGAACGTCGGCGGACCTACGCCGTGCAAGCGCCCGCGCTGTTCGCCAGCGAGCGCGACGATCCGGCCACCCAGGACACCGTCACGGGGGTGCTGGAGGACGCGATCGAGTTCACGCCGGGGAACACGCTCGCCTTTTTCCCGAGTTACGCCGAGGCCGAGCGCTACTACCACAGGGTCGAGACCGATGCGGAGCGATACCTCGACGAGCCGGCCACGCCGGCCCAAGAGTTGCGCGAGGAGTTCACCGATGGCGAGGACGGCGTGCTCTTCTCGTCGCTGTGGGGCACGCTCACCGAGGGCGTCAGTTACGACGGCGACGACGCCCGGACGGTCGTGGTGGTCGGCGTTCCCTATCCGCATCTCGACGATCGGATGGACGCCGTCCAGCAGGCCTATCATGTCGCCTTCGGCGGCGAGGGACCCGACGGAGACGACGAGGCGGGCTGGCGGTATGCCATCGAGATCCCCACGGTTCGAAAGACCCGGCAGGCGCTGGGGCGGGTCGTGCGCTCGCCGACGGATTTCGGGGCGCGGATTCTCGTCGACAAACGCTACACCCGCGACGCCGAGATCGAGATGCGCGACTACGCCGTCCGCAAGACCTTCCCGCCCGAAGAGCGCGCGGAGATGATCGACGTCGAACCGGAGAAGTTGAAGTTCGGGCTGTTGAACTTCTACAACGATCTGGACGCCTACGATGGGGATCCGCCGAAGCCGTGA
- a CDS encoding 2,3-butanediol dehydrogenase: MDAARYYGQEDIRVENIEPDEVGPEEVRIDVEACGICGSDLHEYTAGPIFVPGDAPHPVSGAQAPLTMGHEFSGTISEVGSAVTDLSEGDAVAVNPIIYCGECPRCEAGEYHRCESLGFTGLASNGGFAENVVVDAEQAVPLGDMPVEHGALVEPLAVALHAARVADVSPGDSVAVFGSGPIGLCQIQALRVAGAGPIIVSEPRDRRRERAEACGADVLIDPTEEDALEAIRAETGEGVDIAFDVAGVEATYNQAINSTRPGGRVAEVSIFEEGVETQPNDLVIPERELVGSIAYQGGPRSAEEFGMVIDMLEDGRFDPDPLITDRIELDDITDEGFERLIDPDSDQVKILVKP, from the coding sequence ATGGACGCAGCCAGATATTACGGACAGGAGGACATCCGCGTCGAAAACATTGAACCGGACGAAGTCGGGCCCGAAGAAGTTCGGATCGACGTCGAAGCCTGCGGGATCTGTGGGTCGGATCTCCACGAGTACACCGCCGGGCCGATCTTCGTTCCCGGGGACGCACCGCATCCCGTGTCGGGCGCACAGGCCCCGCTCACGATGGGCCACGAGTTCAGCGGCACGATCTCGGAGGTCGGATCGGCGGTCACCGATCTCTCGGAGGGGGACGCCGTCGCCGTCAACCCGATCATCTACTGCGGCGAGTGTCCTCGCTGTGAGGCCGGCGAGTATCACCGCTGTGAGTCGCTCGGGTTCACTGGACTGGCCTCCAACGGCGGGTTCGCCGAGAACGTGGTCGTCGACGCCGAACAGGCCGTTCCGCTCGGAGACATGCCCGTCGAACACGGGGCGCTCGTCGAACCGCTGGCGGTCGCGCTACACGCCGCGCGCGTCGCCGACGTCTCCCCCGGCGATTCGGTCGCCGTGTTCGGGAGCGGCCCGATCGGGCTCTGCCAGATTCAGGCTCTGCGAGTCGCCGGTGCCGGACCGATCATCGTCTCGGAGCCGCGCGACCGGCGGCGCGAGCGCGCCGAGGCGTGCGGCGCGGACGTGCTGATCGACCCGACCGAGGAAGACGCCCTCGAGGCGATCCGCGCCGAGACCGGCGAGGGCGTGGACATCGCATTCGACGTCGCCGGCGTCGAGGCGACCTACAACCAGGCGATAAACAGCACGCGCCCCGGCGGGCGCGTCGCGGAAGTCAGCATCTTCGAGGAGGGCGTCGAGACACAGCCGAACGACCTGGTCATCCCCGAGCGCGAACTCGTCGGCTCGATCGCCTATCAGGGCGGTCCCCGCTCGGCCGAGGAGTTCGGCATGGTCATCGATATGCTTGAGGACGGCCGGTTCGACCCCGACCCGCTCATCACTGACCGGATCGAACTCGACGACATCACCGACGAGGGCTTCGAGCGTCTCATCGATCCCGACAGCGATCAGGTGAAGATCCTCGTGAAACCGTAG